Below is a genomic region from Biomphalaria glabrata chromosome 3, xgBioGlab47.1, whole genome shotgun sequence.
AACACAATGTTGAGAGAGCTTAAGAAATggattaattaaatatttgaaacttTTGTGGCCAAAGATACGACAAATGTGCAAAATGGTAGGCGTTAATAGTTGAGTTTTTCcaaaatactaataaaaatttctatttgtttGTAACTCAGTGGTCACTTGTTCAATGTGCTACTTGCTAATGTCATAAAAATATGCTgtaaatttttacatttctagaaCCATTCTACTTTCTCAGAATTCTTGGAATAGCAGGGTTAcactaagatttaaaaaaaaaaaagtaaagctacCCTCACCTTTCAGAgacatgtatattttaaatacaaattattatttcattttaataaatgtttccaTTGTTCTGTATCATCCTTTTATctagaagagagaaagagccTGTTACGAAAAGTTGAAAAGAAACTCGAAGAAGCCAATTTAACTGTAAGTGTTGATGACTTAAGGTTCTCAAATTTTGATTATGTACAAATGATGTGCCACTACAAAatatatgttattattttttgttttcagcttCATGAATTGGAAAGTGAAGCTAAACTTGTGCCTGTGAACTACAGGACTCAGATGCTAGGTAAAATTAGGCATTACAAGAATGATATAGAACATTATTGAAAGCTTTTTAAGATGATGCTtatatcccgacaagatcaacatcTAATCTTCTGACTCAGGacaggacacaacagaatgcgacaactgTACCGgaaactcaaaattggaaccagtgaaatctgcccatgtggagtgtcaccagagaatgctgaccatgtccttcaaaactgtgcTCTTTACCATGAGgtccgtacaagacactggcctcaaaacaccccaatagaaagaaaactatgtggagagctccctgatttggaaaccactgtgcagttcatctcatgtactggtctagtcatctaaacgctccaacataaaaatgagaaagaagaagaagaaagctttTTATCTGGTCAAACAACAATGacttgtaaaatatatttactcACTCAAACTCTCTAAACACTTTCATTTGTATTTGTTAACATTCCCTAGAATGTTGAAAAGTTTGTGCATAAAACACTTAGGCAAAAACTTTACTTTGTAACATTTATGATTAAGATTTTCCCAATAATTTTCTTATTGCAATCTGTAACCTGACCCAACCTAAAGCATTCTGGAAATATTTCTTCCTGGCCCACACTTTCTTCAGAATGGCAAAGGATGAAGTACATTGCAACCATGCTTGATGTTGGGGGAcagttttaaacaataaaaatcaCTGAATTGAGCCCACCAGCTACACACTTTCCCAggcattttatatttatgttttttatcATCTTAACTTTCTGGGGTCTGTCAGTCTATTACAAGCAACCTCATACCAACAGAAGCTTTAATGATGAGTCAGCGTACAATAAAGCACAAAGTCCTAATGCTATATGCATCAAATGGCAATGACAAGACATTCTTATACAAATATTAGGCAAATAAATAGATTGATCCAGTTAGTTTGTACAACAAAGAGGCCACCCATGAGGGAACAGATGCATCAGCTGAAAAACTTCCAATAAATAACACCTCCTAGACATGCTAACTCAATAAGTATAAACACAGCAAGGATCATCTTGTCTATCATCATTCTGTAatattagaaattatttttaaaaaaaattaaaagctttcAATTTGAACATCACTTAGtacatattttcaaataaaaaatcagtCAAAATATAACTGAAGAGAAAATGTATCTCTCTtagaaattgcacaattaaaattttgttcataatatataatttatctagattttttgaaggaataaaaaaaatgttcttcaaATAAATTAATACTGCAAATGTGACCTAATAGATACATCCACATTTCAGAATAGCCTCAACAGTGTGTACTTTTCTTGGCCTAACATTCTCAATTTAGAACTTTTTCTCATGTCCCTGGTACCGGGGTAATAGGaatataagttaaaaaattatttaatcatttactATGCTTCTAGTTTGAGTTTGTTTATCCAATCGACAATGTATTTCTAgcataagaatattttttattcttttctttacttAATGGGAAaagataaatgaataaatatcattgtaagtattattatacattattctttttatatttacaaaaaaaaatgctcaccTCCTTAACATTCCTTTTAAAATTTGTCGACTTTTAACAAGAttggcatctgtttctgtcaactaaagaaacaaaaacacattttagtTCTATTGGACAATTTATCCCAACAGAGAAATTATATTTCTATCATTTGCCTAAATATCAAGGCTCCATTATTAACCAATTTCTTCAGTTAGTCTCACATTTGtgagtgggaagcgtggtcgagaggctaagtgcacctgaacttggcttggctacctgtgaagggggctcgaggttcgacacccgactcgagcagagttgtgtttactgagcgcctataggcagcacagaaaaaccttctcccagataaccccccccccccccccacacacacacacactggtccacaaatgagattggacaatagcgctctgagcatgctataagcatgaaagtagcgctatataaaagctataattattatattattattattttaaaaaaaaattggtgatACTTAAGTCAATAATTATGCAGTAAATGAGAATCTTCTATTCATGTGTTAATGTAAAGCTTTGTCCAAAACATAAATTCCCAAAATTTTTAGATGTTCCATCCTTCCAACCTTCAGCTCACCCAATACTATTTTTGTCTATCACCTAATACTGGCTCTCTAAACTACTCATAACAAAATAGTGTTATAAAATCTGCCCCTACACTGGTGCTTATGGTGCGTATCAGTGTACAGCAGTTTGCAACACAGGATAAAGACTgtttagaaagagagaaaagctTCCTCTGCCCAAAGCAACAAGAAGTAATAAGGGAGTCTAGAACTAGAAACAAAGAGGCCTCCTTCATTTTGCCTGACAACTGATGTGTGGACCTAGAGcaacactgggaagtgtgtggTTGATCTGCACAGTGGATAGGCAGAAAGGACAGTTGAATCTAAGAACTAAACTCATGGTGTAAACTCAAGGCTTGACAGTCAACTGTCTATGTCTGTgattatgtttaaaatatccATAATTTTTTTGATGTTAATTTTTgctgagttgcctcccttaaagTTTTTACAATATTGTGGtgaataattattatttgaCAAAAGCAAATGTACATTTTCATATTGCTGTTCTTTTATCAACTAAACTACTTACAAGTGGGAAGTGGACGTCACGGAAACTCATATAAACATGCCTTTAACAAGCGATTCTTAAATCATGTGTCCTTTTAATTTGGTTAAATAATCCAAAAATGCTAAAAACATTGAATTAAtttatcaactatttcaattcAACCCATCCTTCCAGCCTTACCCTATCTCTAGTCTTCACTAGAGTTTCTCTCTGCTGACCCAGTTCATCTATAATCTCTACACCTATCTGATCTGATGTGACCTTGCAATACTTTTAGTGGCTCTCTGAAGAGACTGGTGCCCCTGTAACAGCTTAGCTCAATTGGAGCTTTCAAGTCTctgagaaaagaagaaaaaagctaagattaagattaagactgctttattgatccttatggaaatttgttgtgattacaaggactctctTCTCATATGtggacaacacaacagaaacatacacataaatagaattgacacaacataaagagtttatTCAGCGACTAGTCTACATAcgggcatcttggtccttttcatgtttaaTGCCCCACCTAAGAATTTTTAATCTCATGTCACCAAGGCAATCAATAAGTCATCTGTTTGACTGAAACTCTTACCTCTTCTCTATCAAAGCCTGAATTGTCAACCCCACCAGCTCCTGCATTATAGCCTCGTTTCTAAATAGAAAGAACAGCACATAAATGTTAAGTTCAATATCAGAAAATCAAATCATTTTATCAACTATATCAAAGGCTGCATCACAAATGaggagattagagacagggttactagagtgattggaccccacaatgacctgctaactattatttgaaaaaaaaacagaaactaaaactctgtgaccatattacaaggtcttcggggcttgcaaagaccttccttcagggaatattaccaggaaaaagaataggaggcagacagagaaagtgatgagaggaaaacataaaagaatggaccggcctgccattgaaagaggttctatccaaggcaaaagacagaaaggaatggagaaagacagttgacaaatcttgtgtagtgcccaaaCAGCAGAGAGACTAAGGTATATGTGAAGATATCAAAGATGTGTTTAAAGAAAGGTCCACAATTGCAAAGATTGTTATAAAGCTATGTTCTCAATAAGAGTTGAATTAATACATCTTGTTAATCATAGTtaatagcaaagaaaaaatgaatgaatttgTTGTTTAAGTGGTACATAGTAACATTTGATAGACCTGCTGCACTAAACAATTAGTGTTTGAATGTAGATCTCAACCAAAATTTTCCACTGGATTATAGAATGCAAAAATCTAACTGGCACTATGCTTGAAAATGAAAGATGGCAGCCATTGTACTACAAACATAGTAACTTTTAACAAactaagatttatttttagaaatattgaAAGAGATAGGAGCTTATCCCAAATAAACATTGCGAAGATGTCTGCATACCATGATTCTTGAATAATGTTCTATATCATTCCTGTAATGCCTAATTTTACCAAGCATCTGAGTCCTGTAGTTCACGGGCGCAAGTTTAGCTTCACTTTCCAATTCATGAagctgaaaacaaaaatcataaCATATATTTTGTAGTGGCACATCATTTGTACATAATCAAAATTTGAGAACCTTAAGTCATCAATACTTACAGTTAAATTGGCTTCTTCGAGTTTCTTTTCAACCTTTCGTAACAggctctttctctcttctagATAAAAGGATGATACAGAACAATGGaaacattaattaaaatgaaataataatttttatttaaaatatacatgtcTCTGAAAGGTGAGGgtagctttactttttttttttaaaatcttagtgTAACCCTGATATTACAAGAATTCTGAGAAAGTAGAATGGttctagaaatgtaaaaatttacAGCATATTTTTATGACATTAGCAAGTAGCACATTGAACAAGTGACCACTGAGTTACAAACAAATAGACATTTTTATTAGTATAACTTCCTCTTTTGGAAAAACTCATTTATTAACGCCTACCATTTGGACATTTGTCGTATCCTTGGCAACAAaagtttcaaatatttaattaagcCATTTCTTAAGATCTCTCAACATTGTGTTGGTTAAATAGTCTCTAATTTTCTGTTGTTGTTACAGTTGATGTATAACAAAATCTTAAAATAAATGACTTTTGTTAAACTCTACTACAATTTTTAGTGATTTTTGCCTGAATCACTTCATTAGTAACTGATTTAAACATCTGTGTTATAATTCTTGTTGGGTTAGCTTAAATAATAGGCATAATCTTTCTTGTGAtatggatgagagcttgtccatttctcatttattttatttactattagtttcttcatttcttctggatagagtgtaATGTTTAATTGTGAATTTGTTCTCCCTATcttggcaagtgtgtcagccttctcatttccttctagttctatatgtgctggtatccattgaataacagtttgcTGGAATTTTTTAAGCAGTTGATAAACATTCCAGGCACGAGCTGAGCTCTCTTGAGCCGCAAGGCCCTGGGCGCTTACCCACATCACTTATGCCTTGTGCCGCATATGTCTAGATCAAGTCTAGTAGATAATCTAGACTAAAactctattagtattagtaatTACTATTCACACTCACAGTACTATtctagtagtaggcctactaactaAGTACACTGCactgtactagatctatgtctatatactatatcatctagatctggattctaaaTCATAGTATTTTAATAGTAAAtctagataagataatatataatatttaaataataatatcttatctagatttagatctatctagtctaTGCTCTATAATGATACTTTTAATATGATTTGGTCTGCTTTAGAATCTTAGATATTCATTATGATATTGAATATTGTCAATATTGTTGAATTACTTGAATAATAAATTCAAAATTGATAGATAAAATATTAATAGATATAATCATAAATCAATGATAATCAATGATAGTAATAGTAGAACAGAATctatttataatagattttacaaagagaattagattaattacagaaatgggaatcaaattggagcatgtcattccacccagaaaaatcaCAATTGTTAAGAGTAACTAAAAAACTAAAAccaattaattccacttatcttattcatggcaaaccagtaatacaaactaaaaactcaaaatacctaggtgttataataaatgaaaaactgtcatggaatccacatattgatgaaactataaaaaaatcaaacaaagcattttattaggatttattaaaagaaatttctataaatcaaataagaacataaaactaaaatgttatttaaccttggttaggccaataatagaatatgcatcctctatttgggacccctcaactcaagataacattaaaaaactggaacagacacaaaatagagcagtgagattcataataaacgaatattcacacttaaccagagtaacaccttttttttgcctttagtaaaatcactaaatttagaaagccttcaggacagaagactcaaaagtaaagtttcaagtatacataaaacactgaaccataatcttcaaatacaaaaacaaaatttaataaaatactctgaaagacacaaagataaagtaaggcacattcctcgtcccatatgctaggaaaaatttgtacaaatactccttcttccctagtgctattagagcatggaatgggttgcctgagctagccaggaaaaccagagacttggcagaatttaagtcattggttaatatacatgactaaatgcatgaagcgtaggacgtaatcatcttcttttttgaagtaacatctgtattatataagataagaagaaaagttaggcttttaaaaaaaaaattatttattttaatttataagaatctaaatctaaatatttttttattttttaccttttttttttattttgagttaCCCCTCTTTGCTTAGggtttaaaaggattttttaaaaccgGAAATAGGAGCTTAATGGTTAATTGGATTAAGTGCTTATTTCAAGTAGGTCTGCCTAAATTTTCATGTAATGAGGCACATGTTCGTGTGATGGAACCAGCCAGTTATTAAGACTAAAATGATCAAGTCATGATATAATCCAATTGTCCATCCACATCAAATAATCACCAATCAAATCAGCTAACAAGTTTTAGAAGAACTATATCATGGAAGATACATTTGTACTATTCTAAAGTATTAAAGTCTAATGTACACCATATACACAATATCTTGTCAAATAAATTCTCTTAGAAAAGGCTTGACCTGACCTTTAGTTTCATTAATGGTTGTGACTGTaatgggctttttttttgtatcttctGAAAGCTGATAGAAGCCTGCAGCATGCAAATTAGTTACTTTTAATTTATGAACAGTACTACATTGTATTGGTGTGCTTGTGtatatgttttgtttcaatGGAAATAATAGTGCagaaaaataaatcttatatataaacattttgcTTTTCGTAGTATCAattaacacacatatataaataatatttgttctaaaaagaAAGTACAAGTTGTCAGTTACAAAAACTAACAaacagaaaatgtatgttgttctattggtgatttgattacaaaaaaaaaataacttttttttgtttgtcaataTCCTTTTTGAATTATTAAATTGTGATTGTtgaatttatgtatttttaagttgttaattttacatttccatttatttattgagtattgctaaattgttttgtaaaatgcaTTAGTGTAAAATGAAGTTACTTTCcagaggaaaacaaaaaaaatattataattatcattAAGATCACCTAGATATCAAACTTCAATATTTGGATCTGAACCTGTGCCATACAGTTTGACCATCTTCTCTTCATTTTTAGTTCTACTCTTTTCTGTTCTTGTGTATCTATGTATCAAGAGACTCAGAGGGAAAATACACAACAGCAACAGCCTAAACACCAGGAATGCATATATAGTAAAACTCCTACAAGTTACAAAGAAAGCAGGCCAATAGATTCCACCTATACTGCACCATACTATACTGCTCAAACTAGTTTTCTAACAATATGTAATCACAAACTTTGTTATACTATCAAAGTCAATAAACTAAATATACAAAAttgcagcaaaaaaaaaatgtttcaataattttttttgttattagaaaTGTTTGCATACATTGAAATCTTTTCCTTTTCATTCTGAATCAATGAAACTAATACAGTTCTTTACCTAAATTACCTTTCCATTGTTCACTATGGGGCGTTCATAACGTAGATATCCAACAAGACCTACTTGCCAGACTGAGACTTTCTTGGTACACCTCATCTGTTacaaatagttaaaaa
It encodes:
- the LOC106060526 gene encoding LOW QUALITY PROTEIN: vesicle transport through interaction with t-SNAREs homolog 1B-like (The sequence of the model RefSeq protein was modified relative to this genomic sequence to represent the inferred CDS: inserted 1 base in 1 codon; substituted 1 base at 1 genomic stop codon) — translated: LEERKSLLRKVEKKLEEANLTLHELESEAKLAPVNYRTQMLGKIRHYRNDIEHYSRIMKRGYNAGAGGVDNSGFDREERLESSNXAKLLQGHQSLQRATKSIARSHXDQIGVEIIDELGQQRETLVKTRDRLTETDANLVKSRQILKGMLRRMMIDKMILAVFILIELACLGGVIYWKFFS